In the genome of Dermacentor andersoni chromosome 3, qqDerAnde1_hic_scaffold, whole genome shotgun sequence, one region contains:
- the LOC126546049 gene encoding uncharacterized protein isoform X1, with protein MLRRRRQAEEAFAAFRMACLKSFGLVLALQVAAAWANGATPAAAAAPAAAPAAAAASGSPQHGTAESATAAAAAPAAAAPAGHGQADMARHGAGHKTHKCTNIKLFSECRVNCEYVVEGKGAYFIFTDGEDGVPCKTRTLDGQLLSGACHQGLCMVKDQGASAAHTAAAAAAAVSPGAAAAGAAAVTPAAGHPAAPPAHAAAAAAKHKKA; from the exons ATGCTGCGGCGGCGGAGGCAAGCGGAAGAAGCGTTCGCGGCTTTCAGGATGGCTTGCCTCAAGTCGTTCGGCCTCGTCCTGGCGCTCCAGGTCGCCGCAG CGTGGGCCAATGGCGCGACTCCGGCTGCGGCCGCAGCCCCAGCAGCGGCtcccgctgccgccgctgccagcggCTCGCCGCAGCACGGAACGGCCGAGAGCGCGAcggccgcggcggcagcgcccgcggcggcggcgccagcaGGCCACGGCCAAGCCGACATGGCGCGCCACGGGGCGGGGCACAAGACACACAAGTGCACCAACATCAAG cTCTTCTCGGAATGCCGTGTGAACTGCGAGTACGTGGTCGAAGGCAAGGGAGCCTACTTTATCTTCACTGACGGCGAGGACGGCGTGCCCTGCAAG ACCCGGACCCTCGACGGCCAATTGCTGAGCGGCGCCTGCCACCAGGGACTGTGCATGGTCAAGGATCAGGGCGCTTCCGCTGCACACA ccgcagccgcagccgcagccgcagTCTCGCCGGGTGCCGCGgccgcaggagcagcagcagtcaCGCCCGCGGCGGGTCATCCGGCCGCCCCCCCTGCAcatgccgctgctgccgctgccaagcACAAGAAGGCCTGA
- the LOC126546049 gene encoding uncharacterized protein isoform X2: MLRRRRQAEEAFAAFRMACLKSFGLVLALQVAAAWANGATPAAAAAPAAAPAAAAASGSPQHGTAESATAAAAAPAAAAPAGHGQADMARHGAGHKTHKCTNIKLFSECRVNCEYVVEGKGAYFIFTDGEDGVPCKTRTLDGQLLSGACHQGLCMVKDQGASAAHTAAAAAVSPGAAAAGAAAVTPAAGHPAAPPAHAAAAAAKHKKA; this comes from the exons ATGCTGCGGCGGCGGAGGCAAGCGGAAGAAGCGTTCGCGGCTTTCAGGATGGCTTGCCTCAAGTCGTTCGGCCTCGTCCTGGCGCTCCAGGTCGCCGCAG CGTGGGCCAATGGCGCGACTCCGGCTGCGGCCGCAGCCCCAGCAGCGGCtcccgctgccgccgctgccagcggCTCGCCGCAGCACGGAACGGCCGAGAGCGCGAcggccgcggcggcagcgcccgcggcggcggcgccagcaGGCCACGGCCAAGCCGACATGGCGCGCCACGGGGCGGGGCACAAGACACACAAGTGCACCAACATCAAG cTCTTCTCGGAATGCCGTGTGAACTGCGAGTACGTGGTCGAAGGCAAGGGAGCCTACTTTATCTTCACTGACGGCGAGGACGGCGTGCCCTGCAAG ACCCGGACCCTCGACGGCCAATTGCTGAGCGGCGCCTGCCACCAGGGACTGTGCATGGTCAAGGATCAGGGCGCTTCCGCTGCACACA ccgcagccgcagccgcagTCTCGCCGGGTGCCGCGgccgcaggagcagcagcagtcaCGCCCGCGGCGGGTCATCCGGCCGCCCCCCCTGCAcatgccgctgctgccgctgccaagcACAAGAAGGCCTGA